The Burkholderia ambifaria AMMD genome has a segment encoding these proteins:
- a CDS encoding MFS transporter, with product MSEFASSAGAREPAVNWRAMSAVLLAVALATLDTAIANTALPAIAADLHASPAASVWIINAYQLAMVATLLPFASLGDIVGHKRVYVAGLAVFTLASLGCSLASTLPQLTAARIVQGFGASAIMSVNVALIRNLFPAHRLGRGVGFNALVVGVSFAVGPTIASLILSVAAWPWLFAVNVPLGVLALAVAIPSLPQSARGKHVFDPLAALFNVITFASLIFALGEFAQRGPLSVVLAAAAVALTFGWLLIRRQAGHPAPMLPVDLFRRPVFTLSALTAVCAFAAQGLAFVSLPFYFETVLHRSAVETGFLMTPWSAVVALAAPIAGRLSDRYPPGLLGAIGLALLSAGMVALAALPAAPNVFDIGWRMMLCGAGFGFFQSPNLKALMSSAPPERSGGASGIIATARLIGQATGAALVALSFGVAGRHGPTLALMLGAGFAGAASVASGLRLFAPSHRVGAPVPVKERATE from the coding sequence TTGTCCGAATTCGCTTCCTCCGCCGGCGCCCGGGAGCCGGCCGTCAACTGGCGCGCGATGTCCGCCGTGCTGCTGGCCGTCGCGCTCGCGACGCTCGACACCGCGATCGCGAACACCGCGCTGCCCGCGATCGCCGCCGACCTGCATGCGTCGCCGGCCGCATCGGTGTGGATCATCAACGCCTACCAGCTCGCGATGGTCGCGACGCTGCTGCCGTTCGCGTCGCTCGGCGACATCGTCGGCCACAAGCGCGTGTATGTCGCGGGCCTCGCGGTGTTTACGCTCGCGTCGCTCGGCTGCTCGCTCGCGTCGACGCTGCCGCAGCTGACGGCGGCGCGGATCGTGCAGGGCTTCGGCGCGAGCGCGATCATGAGCGTGAACGTCGCGCTGATCCGCAACCTGTTTCCCGCGCACCGGCTCGGGCGCGGCGTCGGCTTCAACGCGCTCGTCGTCGGCGTGTCGTTCGCGGTGGGGCCGACGATCGCGTCGTTGATCCTGTCGGTGGCCGCCTGGCCGTGGCTGTTCGCGGTGAACGTGCCGCTCGGCGTGCTCGCGCTTGCCGTCGCGATTCCGTCGCTGCCGCAGTCGGCGCGCGGCAAGCATGTGTTCGATCCGCTCGCCGCGCTGTTCAATGTGATCACGTTCGCGTCGCTGATCTTCGCGCTCGGCGAATTCGCGCAGCGCGGGCCGCTGTCCGTCGTGCTCGCGGCGGCCGCGGTCGCGCTCACGTTCGGCTGGCTGCTAATCCGCCGCCAGGCCGGACACCCGGCGCCGATGCTGCCGGTCGACCTGTTCCGCCGGCCGGTGTTCACGCTGTCCGCGCTGACGGCCGTATGCGCGTTTGCCGCGCAGGGGCTTGCGTTCGTATCGCTGCCGTTCTACTTCGAAACCGTCCTGCATCGCAGCGCGGTGGAGACCGGCTTCCTGATGACACCGTGGTCGGCGGTCGTCGCGCTCGCCGCGCCGATCGCGGGCCGGCTGTCCGACCGTTATCCGCCCGGCTTGCTCGGCGCGATCGGCCTCGCCTTGCTGAGCGCGGGGATGGTCGCGCTCGCCGCGCTGCCGGCCGCGCCGAACGTCTTCGACATCGGCTGGCGGATGATGCTGTGCGGCGCGGGCTTCGGCTTCTTCCAGTCGCCGAACCTGAAGGCGCTGATGTCCAGCGCGCCGCCCGAGCGCAGTGGCGGCGCGAGCGGGATCATCGCGACCGCGCGGCTGATCGGGCAGGCGACCGGCGCGGCGCTCGTCGCGCTGTCGTTCGGCGTCGCCGGACGTCACGGGCCGACGCTCGCGCTGATGCTCGGTGCAGGCTTTGCCGGCGCCGCGAGCGTCGCGAGCGGATTGCGGCTCTTCGCGCCGTCGCATCGCGTCGGCGCGCCGGTGCCGGTGAAGGAGCGGGCGACGGAGTAG